Proteins found in one Pempheris klunzingeri isolate RE-2024b chromosome 6, fPemKlu1.hap1, whole genome shotgun sequence genomic segment:
- the LOC139203079 gene encoding interferon-induced protein with tetratricopeptide repeats 1B-like, with protein sequence MSAAQSQTALESKLGALQCHFTWDLDFSRARLLHLMDKLEDIGTEEGNSWLGHIYNLQGFIQYKLGCTEDARSFFNKAAEAFSQTRGADEGPWLVVNYGNLAWLHHHLGEEAESQAYLSKVDALMSKHPPPSQDELHPEVYAEKAWTLMKFSAEKKQLATYYFEKAIRMQPDKVQWRNSQVIGLLHSYRKSNVGLDDDTLEKMRFATNQDPENMYLAVHYLEQRAKKEKRIDEDEVRELARKVLRNPVSSYSGMNAILWVYKRHISVDEAIDLAEEALRRHPDVRYLKRCVALCYRWKIIYVKDCHPNQSTIDRAIGLYKEVIALYSHSSFLKKIQLANIYAKSNHSQGEAEQIYQELLEESDLEASDKQMLYNNYANYLMFDRHDHNKSIQYHKKAAEIPYQSFCRENSIKILEKIKKRSRIQHE encoded by the exons ATGAG TGCTGCTCAGAGTCAAACTGCCCTGGAGTCCAAACTGGGGGCCCTGCAGTGCCACTTCACCTGGGATCTGGACTTCAGCAGGGCCAGACTTTTACATCTCATGGACAAGCTGGAGGACATCGGCACCGAGGAGGGAAACAGCTGGCTGGGTCACATTTACAACCTGCAGGGGTTCATCCAGTACAAGCTGGGGTGCACCGAAGACGCCCGGAGCTTCTTCAACAAGGCTGCAGAGGCCTTCAGCCAGACAAGAGGAGCAGATGAGGGTCCCTGGTTGGTGGTGAACTATGGGAATCTGGCTTGGCTGCACCATCACCTgggagaagaagcagagagtCAGGCTTACCTGTCAAAGGTCGACGCCCTGATGAGTAAACACCCGCCTCCATCCCAGGACGAGCTCCATCCAGAGGTCTACGCTGAAAAGGCCTGGACTCTGATGAAGTTCAGCGCAGAAAAGAAGCAGCTCGCTACATATTACTTCGAGAAAGCCATCAGGATGCAGCCGGACAAGGTGCAGTGGCGTAACAGCCAAGTCATAGGATTGTTGCATTCCTACAGAAAAAGCAACGTAGGGCTGGATGATGACACCTTGGAGAAAATGAGATTCGCCACAAATCAGGATCCGGAGAACATGTACCTGGCTGTTCACTACCTCGAGCAGCGtgccaagaaagaaaaaagaattgaTGAAGACGAAGTGCGCGAGTTAGCCAGAAAGGTTTTGAGGAATCCCGTCAGCAGCTACAGCGGCATGAACGCAATATTGTGGGTTTACAAAAGGCATATATCTGTCGACGAGGCCATTGATTTGGCAGAGGAGGCTCTGAGAAGACATCCAGATGTACGTTATCTGAAGAGATGTGTGGCACTTTGCTACAGGTGGAAGATCATTTATGTCAAAGACTGTCACCCAAACCAAAGCACGATCGACCGAGCGATCGGGCTCTACAAGGAGGTCATTGCTCTTTACTCTCATTCTTCATTTCTGAAGAAGATCCAGCTGGCTAATATTTACGCAAAGTCAAACCACAGTCAGGGTGAAGCTGAGCAGATATACCAGGAACTGCTGGAAGAAAGTGATCTGGAAGCTTCAGACAAGCAGATGCTGTACAACAACTACGCAAACTATTTAATGTTTGATCGACATGACCACAACAAGTCAATACAATATCACAAGAAGGCTGCAGAGATTCCGTACCAGTCCTTCTGCCGTGAGAACAGCATCAAAATCCTggagaagattaaaaaaagaagcaggatCCAGCATGAATAA
- the LOC139202232 gene encoding interferon-induced protein with tetratricopeptide repeats 1-like: MSAAQSQTAPKSKLGALQCHFTWDLDSSRTRLLRLMDKLEDIGTEEGNSWLGHIYNLQGFIQYKLGCTEDAQSFFNKAAEAFSQTRGADEGPWLVVNYGNLAWLYHHLGEEAESQAYLSKVDALMSKHPPPSQDEIHPEVYAEKAWTLMKFSAEKKQLATDYFDRAIKMQPDMVQWRISQVIGLVHSYNESNAGLDDDILEKMRILKEEDPENLYLAAHYLEQRAKKENRIDEDEVRELARKVSRNPISSYSGMNAILWIYRKYISVDEAIDLAEEALRRHPDDRYLKRSVALCYKWKIIHVKDRRPNQSMIDRAIGLYKEVIALYPHSSILKKIELANIYAKSNHSQGEAEQIYQELLEQSDLETSDKQMLFNNYANYLNFNRHDRNKSIQYHKEAAKIPYQSFFRDSSIKILEQIKERSRIQYEEMEEFLKSLKEPQS; this comes from the exons ATGAG TGCTGCTCAGAGTCAAACCGCCCCGAAGTCCAAACTGGGGGCCCTGCAGTGCCACTTCACCTGGGATCTGGACTCCAGCAGGACCAGACTTTTACGTCTCATGGACAAGCTGGAGGACATCGGCACCGAGGAGGGAAACAGCTGGCTGGGTCACATTTACAACCTGCAGGGGTTCATCCAGTACAAACTGGGGTGCACCGAAGACGCCCAGAGCTTCTTCAACAAGGCTGCAGAGGCCTTCAGCCAGACAAGAGGAGCAGATGAGGGTCCCTGGTTGGTGGTGAACTATGGGAACCTGGCTTGGCTGTACCATCACCTgggagaagaagcagagagtCAGGCTTACCTGTCAAAGGTCGACGCCCTGATGAGTAAACACCCGCCTCCATCCCAGGACGAGATCCATCCAGAGGTCTACGCTGAGAAGGCCTGGACCCTGATGAAGTTCAGCGCAGAAAAGAAGCAGCTCGCTACAGATTACTTTGATAGAGCCATCAAGATGCAGCCGGACATGGTGCAGTGGCGTATCAGCCAAGTCATAGGATTAGTGCATTCCTACAACGAGAGCAACGCAGGGCTGGATGACGACATCTTGGAGAAAATGAGAATCCTCAAGGAAGAGGATCCGGAGAACTTGTACCTCGCTGCTCACTACCTCGAGCAGCGTgccaagaaagaaaacagaattgATGAAGACGAAGTGCGTGAGTTAGCCAGAAAGGTTTCGAGAAATCCCATCAGCAGTTACAGCGGCATGAACGCAATATTATGGATTTACAGAAAGTATATATCTGTCGACGAGGCCATTGATTTGGCAGAGGAGGCTCTGAGAAGACATCCAGATGACCGTTATCTGAAGAGATCTGTGGCACTTTGCTACAAGTGGAAGATCATTCATGTCAAAGACCGTCGCCCAAACCAAAGCATGATCGACAGAGCGATCGGCCTCTACAAGGAGGTCATTGCTCTTTACCCTCATTCTTCAATTCTGAAGAAAATCGAGCTGGCCAATATTTACGCAAAGTCAAACCACAGTCAGGGTGAAGCTGAGCAGATATACCAGGAACTGCTGGAACAAAGTGATCTGGAAACTTCAGACAAGCAGATGCTGTTCAACAACTACGCAAACTATTTAAATTTTAATCGACACGACCGCAACAAGTCAATACAATATCACAAGGAGGCTGCAAAGATTCCCTACCAGTCGTTCTTCCGTGACAGCAGCATCAAAATCCTGGAGCAGATTAAAGAGAGAAGCAGGATCCAGTATGAAGAAATGGAGGAGTTTCTGAAGAGCCTGAAAGAGCCGCAGTCCTGA